Proteins encoded within one genomic window of Kibdelosporangium phytohabitans:
- a CDS encoding PD40 domain-containing protein has product MARAERPLDAGDGPLLLWAADLRKLRAQAGTPSYRELARRAHYSTAALSEAAGGRKLPSLQVAMAYVRACGGDVEVWEQRWRDVTAELALPAPLSAEQERAAPYVGLSAFQAEDCDRFFGREQLVEQVRAQVSGTRFVAVVGASGAGKTSLLRAGLLPAITPRWPVVVMTPGAHPLEECALALAPMAGQTATRLVAEVCAEPRALHRIVRQVVAEHPPQVDLVLVVDQFEEIFTLCPDAAERGRFIGALTSAADAHGSRLRVVLGVRADFYGHCSRYPQLVHVLQQAQVVIGPMSTPELREVITRPATNAGCSVESALQATLCSEADGRTGVLPLVSHALFETWRRRRGNALTLAGYHEAGGISGAVARTAEAAYTALTETQRQWARQLFFRLVALGEGTEDTKRRVDRAELDLEHPEAAAVLEKLAQARLVTMDRDSVEIVHEALIRHWPRLTEWLADDREGLRVHRQLTDATAVWEGLDRDDGALYRGARLTIARDWADTARAGLTPREQAFLDASLAAEAGERAAAQRRTRRLRHLVALLAVLFLFASAATAFAVHTQTEITQQRNAAIAQNVAAHAPEVYRTNQDLATQLALTAHRMAPTTATRDSLIGTLSTTLISQPAEIYSVDFDRDGRILATASGDSTVRLWDVTGPRIPAELATIPNTSNTVFGVGFSPDGRILATANEDHAVRLWDVTDPRRPKEAGAVPGMDGTVYGVAFSPDGRVLTTASFAGTVRLWDISALPRPTELATLTNHTNLVYSVAFSPDGRTLATASEDHTARVWNITDPRQPSELATLTAHSGSAVYGVAFSPDGRSLATAGNDNTARLWDVTDSRNPIELATLTGHTSGLFGVAFSPDGRTLATSGGTTARIWNITDRRRPTEQTVLTGHITGVWSVAFSPDGRTLATSGWDRTARITPTDTDELISHACDHVRTRITPAEWNEHFPGVDYDPPCPSG; this is encoded by the coding sequence GTGGCGCGTGCGGAGCGCCCGTTGGACGCGGGGGACGGGCCGCTGCTGCTGTGGGCGGCTGATCTGCGGAAACTGCGGGCGCAGGCGGGCACGCCGAGCTACCGCGAACTGGCCCGGCGCGCGCACTACTCGACAGCCGCGCTGTCCGAGGCCGCCGGTGGCCGCAAGCTGCCCAGCCTCCAGGTGGCCATGGCCTACGTCCGGGCCTGCGGCGGTGACGTCGAGGTGTGGGAGCAGCGCTGGCGGGACGTCACGGCTGAACTCGCCCTGCCCGCGCCGCTGTCTGCCGAGCAGGAACGGGCGGCGCCGTATGTCGGGTTGAGCGCGTTCCAGGCCGAGGACTGCGACCGCTTCTTCGGCCGTGAGCAACTGGTCGAGCAGGTCCGCGCTCAGGTGTCCGGCACGAGGTTCGTGGCCGTGGTGGGCGCCTCAGGGGCGGGTAAGACGTCGTTGTTGCGTGCCGGGCTGCTGCCCGCGATCACCCCGCGGTGGCCGGTGGTCGTGATGACTCCCGGGGCGCATCCCCTCGAGGAATGCGCCCTTGCCCTCGCGCCGATGGCTGGCCAGACGGCCACCCGCCTCGTCGCGGAGGTGTGTGCCGAACCTCGCGCGTTGCACCGGATCGTGCGCCAGGTCGTGGCCGAGCACCCGCCCCAGGTGGACCTGGTACTGGTCGTGGACCAGTTCGAGGAGATCTTCACCCTCTGTCCCGACGCCGCCGAACGCGGACGGTTCATCGGCGCGCTCACCAGCGCCGCCGACGCGCATGGCAGCCGGTTGCGAGTGGTGCTGGGTGTGCGCGCGGACTTCTACGGCCATTGCAGCCGTTACCCGCAACTGGTCCACGTGTTGCAGCAGGCGCAGGTGGTGATCGGGCCGATGAGCACACCGGAGCTGCGTGAGGTGATCACCCGGCCCGCGACCAATGCCGGATGTTCGGTCGAGAGTGCGTTGCAGGCCACGTTGTGCAGCGAGGCCGACGGCCGGACCGGCGTGCTGCCGCTCGTGTCACACGCCCTGTTCGAAACCTGGCGCCGCCGCCGTGGCAACGCACTGACTCTCGCCGGGTACCACGAGGCCGGCGGCATCTCCGGAGCCGTCGCGCGCACGGCGGAAGCCGCCTACACCGCCCTGACCGAGACGCAGCGGCAGTGGGCGCGACAACTGTTCTTCCGGTTGGTCGCACTGGGGGAAGGCACCGAGGACACCAAACGCCGGGTGGACCGTGCCGAACTGGACCTGGAGCACCCCGAAGCCGCGGCGGTGCTGGAGAAGCTGGCCCAGGCACGGCTGGTCACCATGGACCGGGACAGCGTCGAGATCGTGCACGAAGCCCTCATCCGGCACTGGCCCCGGCTCACCGAGTGGCTCGCCGACGACCGGGAGGGGCTGCGTGTGCACCGCCAGCTCACCGACGCCACCGCGGTGTGGGAAGGCCTGGACCGCGACGACGGCGCCCTCTACCGCGGCGCTCGCCTGACCATCGCCAGAGACTGGGCCGACACCGCACGGGCCGGTCTCACCCCGCGAGAACAGGCCTTCCTGGACGCCAGTCTCGCCGCCGAAGCCGGTGAACGTGCCGCGGCTCAGCGCCGCACGCGGCGTCTGCGTCACCTCGTCGCCCTGCTCGCCGTGCTGTTCCTGTTCGCCTCGGCGGCCACGGCGTTCGCGGTGCACACCCAGACCGAGATCACCCAGCAGCGCAACGCCGCCATCGCCCAGAACGTGGCCGCGCACGCCCCCGAGGTGTACCGCACCAACCAGGACCTGGCCACGCAACTCGCACTGACCGCGCACCGCATGGCCCCCACGACCGCGACCCGGGACAGCCTGATCGGCACCCTGTCGACCACGCTGATCAGCCAACCTGCCGAGATCTACTCGGTGGACTTCGACCGGGACGGGCGGATCCTGGCCACCGCCAGCGGCGACAGCACCGTGCGGCTGTGGGACGTCACCGGGCCTCGTATCCCCGCCGAACTCGCCACCATCCCCAACACGAGCAACACGGTCTTCGGAGTCGGCTTCAGCCCCGACGGCCGCATCCTCGCCACCGCCAACGAGGACCACGCCGTACGGCTGTGGGATGTCACCGATCCCCGTCGCCCCAAGGAAGCCGGCGCAGTCCCCGGCATGGACGGCACGGTGTACGGGGTCGCGTTCAGCCCCGACGGGCGCGTCCTGACCACCGCCAGCTTCGCGGGCACCGTACGACTGTGGGACATCTCGGCCCTCCCCCGCCCCACCGAACTCGCCACGCTGACCAACCACACGAACCTGGTCTACTCAGTGGCTTTCAGCCCCGACGGCCGCACCTTGGCCACCGCCAGCGAGGACCACACCGCCCGTGTCTGGAACATCACCGACCCACGCCAACCCAGCGAACTCGCCACGCTCACGGCCCACTCCGGCAGCGCCGTCTACGGGGTGGCGTTCAGCCCCGACGGGCGCAGCCTGGCCACGGCGGGCAACGACAACACGGCACGGTTATGGGACGTCACCGACTCTCGCAATCCCATCGAACTCGCCACCCTCACCGGCCACACCAGTGGGCTCTTCGGCGTGGCCTTCAGCCCTGACGGCCGTACCCTGGCCACCAGCGGCGGCACCACCGCCCGTATCTGGAACATCACCGACCGGCGCCGTCCCACCGAACAGACCGTTCTCACCGGCCACATCACCGGCGTGTGGTCCGTGGCTTTCAGTCCCGACGGCCGGACGCTGGCCACCAGCGGGTGGGACCGCACCGCCCGTATCACTCCCACCGACACCGACGAGCTCATCTCGCACGCCTGCGACCACGTCCGCACCCGAATCACGCCGGCCGAATGGAACGAGCACTTCCCCGGTGTGGACTACGACCCGCCCTGCCCGTCCGGATGA
- the gabP gene encoding GABA permease gives MATADGLSSGLKNRHVTMISIAGVIGAGLFVGSGTAINEAGPGVLLAYAFAGLLVVLVMRMLGEMAAANPDTGSFSTYADRAIGPWAGFTVGWLYWWFWVLVIPVEATAAAAILEGWTGTPQWVWALAVTLVLTVTNLFSVANYGEFEFWFALLKVIAIVAFIVVGVLAVFGVFGTEHSGVAHLWDTGGFTPNGLGSVVAAVLVTMFSFMGTEIVTIAAAESENPVEKIGKATRSVIWRIGLFYLASILLVVAIVPWNDPGLAKNGSYQTALEALGIPGAKVIVDIVVLVAVASCLNSALYTASRMIYSLGRRRQAPAAVMRTTSQGVPRVAVLASTVVGFLAVIANYLFPEDVFGVLLATSGAVALLVYLVIAISQLRLRAKLARSGTEMPVRMWLYPYLTWAVVIVIPVMLVYMATQDEQQLNIGATAAIAVVVVAGGVLLTSRQSSQDSANRP, from the coding sequence ATGGCAACTGCGGACGGTTTGTCGTCGGGACTGAAGAACCGGCACGTCACCATGATCAGCATCGCCGGTGTGATCGGCGCCGGTTTGTTCGTGGGGTCGGGCACGGCGATCAACGAGGCCGGGCCGGGTGTGCTGCTCGCCTACGCGTTCGCCGGCCTGCTCGTCGTACTGGTCATGCGGATGCTGGGTGAGATGGCGGCCGCGAACCCGGACACCGGCTCGTTCTCCACCTACGCCGACCGCGCCATCGGACCGTGGGCCGGCTTCACCGTGGGCTGGTTGTACTGGTGGTTCTGGGTGCTCGTCATCCCCGTCGAGGCGACCGCCGCGGCAGCCATCCTCGAAGGCTGGACGGGTACGCCACAGTGGGTCTGGGCGCTCGCGGTCACGCTTGTCCTCACCGTCACCAACCTGTTCAGCGTGGCCAACTACGGCGAGTTCGAGTTCTGGTTCGCGCTGCTCAAGGTCATCGCGATCGTCGCGTTCATCGTCGTCGGCGTTCTCGCGGTGTTCGGCGTGTTCGGGACGGAACACAGCGGGGTCGCGCACCTCTGGGACACCGGCGGATTCACGCCGAACGGGCTCGGATCCGTTGTCGCCGCCGTACTGGTGACGATGTTCAGCTTCATGGGCACCGAGATCGTGACGATCGCGGCCGCGGAGTCGGAGAACCCGGTCGAGAAGATCGGGAAGGCCACGCGGTCGGTGATCTGGCGGATCGGCCTGTTCTACCTGGCGTCGATCCTGCTGGTCGTCGCCATCGTGCCGTGGAACGACCCAGGGCTCGCCAAGAACGGTTCGTACCAGACGGCGTTGGAGGCGCTCGGCATCCCTGGCGCCAAGGTGATCGTCGACATCGTCGTCCTCGTGGCGGTGGCGAGCTGCCTGAACTCCGCTCTCTACACCGCCTCGCGGATGATCTACTCGCTGGGCAGGCGCAGGCAGGCCCCGGCCGCGGTCATGCGCACCACCAGCCAGGGAGTCCCGCGGGTCGCGGTCCTCGCATCCACTGTGGTCGGGTTTCTCGCCGTGATCGCCAACTACCTGTTCCCCGAAGACGTGTTCGGCGTGCTGCTGGCCACCTCGGGCGCGGTGGCGCTGCTGGTCTACCTCGTCATCGCGATCTCCCAGCTGCGTCTGCGGGCCAAGCTGGCGCGTTCGGGAACGGAGATGCCTGTGCGGATGTGGCTCTATCCGTACCTGACCTGGGCCGTGGTCATCGTGATCCCGGTGATGCTGGTGTACATGGCCACCCAGGACGAACAGCAGCTCAACATCGGCGCCACCGCGGCCATCGCCGTGGTCGTCGTGGCAGGCGGGGTCCTGCTGACCAGCAGGCAGTCCTCTCAGGACTCCGCCAACCGCCCGTGA
- a CDS encoding isochorismatase family protein, which yields MARTTLRELNGLGQTPATLADSTLIMVDYQNTYTRGVMELEGWRPALTAAKRLLTDARAAGAKVIHVVNDGGEGTPYDVRAEIGGIHPDVAPAEGEPVVVKTAPNAFVNTGLGEQIDAAGHENVVIAGS from the coding sequence ATGGCGAGGACGACGCTGCGGGAGCTGAACGGGCTCGGTCAGACCCCGGCGACGCTGGCCGACTCGACGCTGATCATGGTCGACTACCAGAACACCTACACACGCGGCGTGATGGAACTGGAGGGCTGGCGGCCCGCGCTGACCGCCGCCAAGCGACTGCTCACCGACGCCCGCGCGGCCGGGGCGAAGGTGATCCACGTCGTCAACGACGGCGGCGAAGGCACACCGTACGACGTGCGGGCCGAGATCGGCGGCATCCACCCGGACGTCGCCCCGGCCGAAGGCGAGCCAGTCGTGGTCAAGACCGCGCCGAACGCCTTCGTGAACACCGGCCTTGGCGAGCAGATCGACGCCGCCGGACACGAGAACGTGGTCATCGCGGGTTCATGA
- a CDS encoding GlxA family transcriptional regulator: MRTTRRRTPERLIAVVLFDRVDLLDVTGPAEVFSLLQREMDHPTGYRVVLAAETPEPVTTSAGVRVLPDVTFGELSGAAIDTLVVPGAVTVGESREIVARCDPAVVETVRLLAARTRRVASVCVGAHILAAAGLLDGKRATTHWSTARQLAAEHPEVTVDADPIFIRDGGVWTGAGLSACLDLALALVADDFGAELASRVARQLVMFLRRPGGQSQFSVSLEPVSATRRVDELRHHIAAHLAQPLTVADLAAHAHVTDRQITRVFKAELGMTPAAYVERARVEAARQRLETTDETLSRIAGTCGFGTVSTLTRSFRRTLNTTPTEYRQRFRIR; encoded by the coding sequence ATGAGAACCACGCGACGGCGAACGCCCGAGAGGCTCATCGCCGTGGTCCTGTTCGACCGGGTCGACCTTCTCGACGTGACCGGCCCCGCCGAGGTTTTCTCGTTGCTCCAGCGGGAAATGGACCACCCGACGGGCTACCGCGTCGTCCTCGCCGCCGAGACACCCGAGCCGGTGACCACGTCCGCCGGGGTGCGCGTTCTGCCGGACGTGACCTTCGGGGAGCTGTCCGGGGCGGCGATCGACACCCTGGTTGTGCCCGGCGCGGTGACGGTGGGGGAGAGCCGCGAGATCGTGGCCCGATGTGACCCCGCCGTGGTCGAGACGGTCCGTTTGCTGGCCGCGCGCACCCGGCGGGTCGCGTCTGTCTGCGTCGGGGCGCACATCCTCGCCGCGGCCGGTCTGCTCGACGGCAAGCGCGCCACCACACACTGGTCCACCGCCCGGCAACTCGCCGCGGAGCACCCTGAGGTCACAGTCGACGCCGACCCCATCTTCATCCGTGACGGCGGTGTGTGGACCGGCGCCGGGCTGAGCGCTTGTCTCGACCTTGCCCTGGCGTTGGTCGCCGACGACTTCGGCGCGGAGCTGGCCTCGCGGGTCGCCCGCCAGCTCGTGATGTTCCTGCGGCGACCGGGTGGGCAGAGCCAGTTCAGCGTGTCGCTCGAGCCGGTGTCCGCGACACGGCGAGTCGACGAGTTGCGCCACCACATCGCCGCCCACCTCGCGCAGCCGCTGACAGTCGCCGACCTCGCCGCTCACGCGCACGTCACGGACCGGCAGATCACGCGGGTGTTCAAGGCCGAACTGGGGATGACTCCCGCCGCCTACGTCGAACGCGCCCGGGTGGAGGCGGCCCGGCAGCGGCTGGAAACCACCGACGAGACCTTGTCACGCATCGCGGGGACCTGCGGTTTCGGCACCGTCTCGACGTTGACCCGGTCGTTCCGGCGGACGTTGAACACGACACCGACCGAGTACAGGCAACGGTTCCGGATCCGATAG
- the leuS gene encoding leucine--tRNA ligase, whose translation MSDAGSRNAADRYDWQAVQDRWLPVWEALNLFRVADDPAGKPRKYVLDMFAYPSGDLHMGHAEAYAIGDVVARYHRLRGYSVLHPVGWDSFGLPAENAAIKRDLDPKKWTYGNIETQARSFRRYAISFDWDMRLHTSDPEYYRWTQWIFLRLFERGLAYQKRSSVNWCPQDQTVLANEQVVAGRCERCGSLITKRTLTQWYFKITEYAQRLLDDMSALEGHWPERVLTMQRNWIGRSEGAEIKFVVDGRDEPVTVFTSRPDTLHGATFLVVAADSELAGELCAPDRRAELDEYVERVKRLSEIERQSSDREKTGVFLGRTAAHPITGEQIPVWASDYVLADYGTGAIMAVPAHDQRDLDFARAFGLPVVVVVDTGEPDPAETGVATAGDGTLVNSGEVDGLAKDEAIRATVRQLTGKGLGSRTINFRLRDWLLSRQRFWGCPIPIIHCPDCGAVPVPDDQLPVRLPELSGADLRPKGVSPLATVPEWVNVPCPRCGGDAQRDTDTMDTFVDSSWYFLRFVSPHDSDRPFDPEALREWAPVDNYIGGVEHAILHLLYARFLTKALHDLGLVEFTEPFKALMNQGQVILNGASMSKSKGNLVDLGEELSTYGVDAVRLTMIFAGPPEEDIDWADVSPGGSGKFLARVWRLASDVGTAERDTGAGDTGVRRTTAKVVREVTQLIEDKRFNVAIARLMELTNALRKAVDGDVPAGDPAVREAVESLAIMLSLFAPYCAEESWATLGHAVADGDSVSRADWPTADEALLAEDVAVCVVQVNGKVRERLEVPTSITEDDLRELALGDPAVVRLLDGRDPRKVIVRAPKLVNLVVAP comes from the coding sequence GTGAGTGACGCGGGAAGCCGGAACGCAGCCGACCGATACGACTGGCAGGCGGTCCAGGACCGCTGGTTGCCGGTCTGGGAGGCGCTCAACCTCTTCCGCGTCGCCGACGATCCCGCCGGCAAGCCGCGCAAGTACGTACTGGACATGTTCGCCTACCCCTCCGGCGACCTGCACATGGGACACGCGGAGGCGTACGCCATCGGCGACGTCGTGGCCCGCTACCACCGGCTGCGCGGCTACTCGGTGCTGCACCCGGTCGGCTGGGACTCCTTCGGCCTGCCCGCGGAGAACGCCGCGATCAAGCGGGACCTCGACCCGAAGAAGTGGACCTACGGCAACATCGAGACGCAGGCCCGGTCGTTCCGGCGCTACGCCATCTCCTTCGACTGGGACATGCGGCTGCACACCTCCGACCCGGAGTACTACCGGTGGACGCAGTGGATCTTCCTGCGGCTGTTCGAGCGCGGCCTGGCGTACCAGAAACGCAGCTCGGTCAACTGGTGCCCGCAGGACCAGACGGTGCTGGCCAACGAGCAGGTGGTCGCCGGCCGCTGCGAGCGGTGCGGCAGCCTGATCACCAAGCGCACGCTGACCCAGTGGTACTTCAAGATCACCGAGTACGCCCAGCGGCTGCTCGACGACATGTCGGCGCTGGAGGGCCACTGGCCCGAGCGCGTGCTGACCATGCAGCGCAACTGGATCGGCCGGTCCGAGGGCGCGGAGATCAAGTTCGTGGTCGACGGCCGCGACGAGCCGGTGACGGTGTTCACCAGCCGCCCCGACACGTTGCACGGCGCCACTTTCCTGGTCGTGGCGGCCGACTCCGAGCTGGCCGGCGAGCTGTGCGCGCCGGACCGGCGGGCCGAGCTGGACGAGTACGTCGAGCGGGTCAAGCGGCTGTCGGAGATCGAGCGGCAGTCCAGCGACCGGGAGAAGACCGGTGTCTTCCTCGGCCGCACCGCCGCGCACCCGATCACCGGCGAGCAGATCCCGGTGTGGGCCTCGGACTACGTGCTGGCCGACTACGGCACCGGCGCGATCATGGCCGTGCCCGCGCACGACCAGCGTGACCTGGACTTCGCCCGCGCGTTCGGCCTGCCGGTCGTGGTGGTCGTCGACACCGGCGAGCCGGACCCGGCCGAGACCGGCGTCGCCACGGCGGGCGACGGCACCCTGGTCAACTCGGGCGAGGTCGACGGCCTGGCCAAGGACGAGGCGATCCGTGCGACGGTCCGTCAGCTGACCGGCAAGGGCCTGGGCAGCCGGACCATCAACTTCCGGCTGCGTGACTGGCTGTTGTCCCGTCAGCGGTTCTGGGGCTGCCCGATCCCGATCATCCACTGCCCGGACTGCGGTGCCGTCCCGGTGCCCGACGACCAGCTGCCGGTGCGGCTGCCCGAGCTCAGCGGCGCCGACCTGCGCCCCAAGGGCGTGTCGCCGCTGGCCACGGTGCCCGAGTGGGTCAACGTGCCGTGCCCGCGCTGCGGCGGTGACGCACAGCGGGACACCGACACGATGGACACCTTCGTCGACTCGTCCTGGTACTTCCTGCGGTTCGTGTCGCCACACGACAGCGACCGCCCGTTCGACCCCGAGGCGCTGCGCGAGTGGGCGCCTGTCGACAACTACATCGGCGGTGTCGAGCACGCGATCCTGCACCTGCTGTACGCCCGGTTCCTGACCAAGGCGCTGCACGACTTGGGCCTGGTGGAGTTCACCGAGCCGTTCAAGGCGCTGATGAACCAGGGCCAGGTGATCCTCAACGGCGCGTCGATGTCGAAGTCCAAGGGCAACCTGGTCGACCTGGGCGAGGAGCTGAGCACGTACGGCGTCGACGCCGTCCGGCTCACGATGATCTTCGCCGGGCCGCCGGAGGAGGACATCGACTGGGCCGACGTGTCCCCCGGCGGCTCGGGCAAGTTCCTGGCCCGGGTGTGGCGGCTGGCCAGCGACGTCGGCACGGCCGAGCGCGACACGGGCGCTGGCGACACCGGCGTACGGCGAACCACGGCCAAGGTCGTCCGGGAAGTCACGCAGCTGATCGAGGACAAGCGGTTCAACGTCGCGATCGCCCGGCTGATGGAACTGACCAACGCGCTGCGCAAGGCGGTGGACGGCGACGTGCCCGCGGGCGACCCGGCGGTGCGCGAGGCCGTCGAGTCGCTGGCGATCATGCTGAGCCTGTTCGCGCCGTACTGCGCTGAGGAAAGCTGGGCCACGCTGGGTCACGCGGTCGCCGACGGCGACTCGGTCAGTCGCGCCGACTGGCCCACGGCCGACGAGGCGCTGCTGGCCGAAGACGTCGCGGTGTGCGTGGTGCAGGTCAACGGCAAGGTGCGCGAGCGGCTGGAGGTGCCGACGTCGATCACCGAGGACGACCTGCGTGAGCTGGCGTTGGGTGACCCGGCGGTGGTCAGGCTGCTCGACGGCCGCGATCCGCGCAAGGTGATCGTCCGGGCGCCCAAGCTGGTGAACCTGGTCGTCGCTCCCTGA
- a CDS encoding ABC transporter ATP-binding protein has protein sequence MRYGTKDVLCGVDFQVRRGEVLALLGPNGAGKTTTIEILEGFRKRSAGDVRVLGTDPDDGDEAWRARLGIVLQSWRDHGWWKVRELLDHLGRYYRPYRTPDRERPYDVDEMIGLVGLTEHARARVGALSGGQRRRLDVAVGLIGNPDLLFLDEPTTGFDPEARQEFHDLVQRLSSLEDTTILLTTHDLDEAEKLADRIVILAGGRIRADGTAAELARQVASKTEVRYTLDGAPRVDSVEDATRYVRGLFERHGDAVGDLEVRRARLEDVYLAMVREMEEA, from the coding sequence ATGCGTTACGGCACGAAGGATGTGCTGTGCGGGGTGGACTTCCAGGTCCGCCGCGGCGAGGTGCTCGCGTTACTCGGCCCGAACGGGGCCGGCAAGACGACCACCATCGAGATCCTCGAAGGTTTCCGCAAGCGCTCCGCTGGTGACGTCCGTGTGCTCGGTACCGACCCGGACGACGGCGACGAGGCCTGGCGCGCGCGCCTGGGCATCGTGCTCCAGTCCTGGCGCGACCACGGTTGGTGGAAGGTCAGGGAACTGCTCGACCACCTCGGCCGCTACTACCGGCCCTACCGGACACCGGACCGCGAAAGGCCTTACGACGTCGACGAAATGATCGGTCTCGTCGGCCTGACCGAGCACGCGCGAGCGCGGGTCGGCGCGTTGTCCGGTGGGCAGCGGCGCAGGCTCGACGTGGCCGTCGGCCTGATCGGCAACCCGGACCTGCTGTTCCTCGACGAGCCGACCACCGGCTTCGACCCGGAGGCCAGGCAGGAGTTCCACGACCTGGTCCAGCGACTGTCCAGTTTGGAGGACACGACGATCCTGCTCACCACGCACGACCTCGACGAGGCCGAGAAACTCGCCGACCGGATCGTGATCCTGGCCGGCGGCCGGATCAGGGCCGACGGCACAGCGGCCGAGCTGGCGCGCCAGGTGGCGAGCAAGACCGAGGTCCGCTACACGCTCGACGGCGCGCCGCGCGTGGATTCCGTCGAGGACGCCACCCGATACGTGCGAGGCCTGTTCGAACGGCACGGCGACGCGGTCGGTGACCTGGAGGTGCGCCGGGCGCGTCTGGAGGACGTCTACCTGGCCATGGTGCGTGAGATGGAGGAGGCATGA
- a CDS encoding ABC transporter permease yields the protein MTPGAVALQAGLRRGWIEFRHTVTNPGQLVGWLFWPAIALVVMYFMRDSTVPGTDFSLGTQAVAGILGINTLFTGLVGLAFTLITDREDGTLLRAKATPNGMLGYVTGKVLAQAGITVAVLIILLVPVVLLFDGLSIGTVSSWVTLVWVLALGMLAILPVGAILGSLFRSTQGLVPIMVLIMALVGVSGVFYPLAALPEWLQWLAQVFPVYWLGLGLRAALLPDAMAVAEIGESWRYLEMIGVLGIWGIVGFLVAPGVLRRMARRESGSAVAARRESVARRAA from the coding sequence ATGACGCCAGGCGCGGTCGCCCTGCAGGCGGGGCTGCGACGTGGCTGGATCGAGTTCCGGCACACGGTGACCAACCCGGGACAACTCGTCGGCTGGCTGTTCTGGCCGGCCATCGCGCTGGTCGTGATGTACTTCATGCGGGACAGCACAGTGCCGGGCACGGACTTCTCCCTTGGCACGCAGGCAGTCGCGGGCATCCTGGGAATCAACACGCTGTTCACCGGGTTGGTCGGGCTGGCGTTCACCCTGATCACCGACCGGGAGGACGGCACGTTGTTGCGTGCCAAGGCGACGCCCAACGGCATGCTCGGCTACGTCACCGGCAAGGTGCTCGCGCAGGCCGGGATCACCGTGGCCGTCCTGATCATCTTGCTGGTCCCGGTGGTGCTGCTGTTCGACGGCCTGAGCATCGGCACGGTGTCGTCGTGGGTGACCCTCGTCTGGGTCCTCGCCCTCGGCATGCTCGCGATCCTGCCGGTCGGCGCGATCCTCGGGTCGTTGTTCCGCAGCACACAGGGCCTGGTCCCGATCATGGTGCTGATCATGGCGCTGGTCGGTGTCTCCGGCGTGTTCTACCCGCTGGCCGCGCTGCCCGAGTGGCTGCAGTGGCTCGCGCAGGTCTTCCCGGTCTACTGGCTGGGCCTGGGGCTGCGCGCCGCGCTGCTGCCGGACGCGATGGCCGTGGCGGAGATCGGCGAGTCCTGGCGTTACCTGGAGATGATCGGCGTGCTCGGGATCTGGGGGATCGTCGGGTTCCTGGTGGCGCCGGGGGTGCTGCGCCGGATGGCGCGGCGCGAGTCCGGCTCGGCCGTGGCGGCACGCCGCGAGAGCGTCGCCAGGCGGGCGGCGTGA